In one window of Paraflavitalea soli DNA:
- a CDS encoding glycoside hydrolase family 95 protein: MKVTIGLCSLLFSLALSAQDHPLRLWYDKPAAQWEETLPLGNGRLGMMPDGGVQKETIVLNDITLWSGAPQDANNKEAYKKLPEIQRLLLEGKNVEAQALIDKDFICTGKGSGAEPFGCYQTLGSLSLAFRYKGVHEQELNYTHYSRELSLDKAIAACSYQVGGVTYKREYFTSFGDDVGVVRITASKPGMINLSVGISREEKGHVSVSNKTLDMYGQLENGTDGKGMEYLAKVALQVKEGSLHAENNQLIVENASEVILFFSARTSYKDNAFRDHARQLLTKAMTIPFAAQKKKHLTNYQKLFGRQQVYLGAGGSDSLTTDKRLEHFYNAATPDNQLTVLFYQFSRYLSIASTRVGLLPPNLQGLWAHQIHTPWNGDYHLDVNVQMNHWGVEPGNLSELNLPLAALVSSLVPHGQRTAKAYYNADGWIAHVITNPWMFTEPGESASWGVSKSGTGWLCNNLWEHYQFSRDKNYLQKIYPVLKGSAQFYAAILVKEPKTGWLVTSPSSSPENHFYLPDGSGRHAAICMGATIDNQIIRELFNNVITASEVLGIDGIFRNGLKEKLAQIPPPGRIAADGRLMEWLEEYKETEVEHRHISHLYGLYPANLITPSQTPDLAEACKKSLNVRGDDGPSWSIAYKQLFWARLHDGNRAYKLFREIMKPTLKTNINYGAGGGVYPNLLSAGPPFQIDGNFGAGAGIAEMLIQSHEGFINFIPAIPDAWKAEGVVKGMKARGNITVDFAWKNGTVTNYKITSPQQQKVKVMLNGKLITVTTK, encoded by the coding sequence ATGAAAGTAACGATTGGTCTTTGCTCTCTATTATTCTCTTTGGCGCTTTCTGCACAGGACCACCCCTTGCGGCTTTGGTATGATAAGCCAGCTGCACAATGGGAAGAGACCCTGCCCCTTGGCAATGGCCGCCTGGGTATGATGCCCGATGGCGGTGTGCAGAAAGAAACCATTGTGTTGAATGATATTACCCTTTGGTCAGGAGCGCCGCAGGATGCCAACAACAAAGAAGCCTATAAGAAACTGCCGGAGATACAAAGGTTGCTGCTGGAAGGGAAGAATGTAGAGGCGCAGGCACTGATCGATAAAGACTTTATCTGTACCGGTAAAGGATCGGGGGCAGAACCTTTTGGTTGTTATCAAACCCTCGGCAGCCTTTCCCTGGCTTTCCGGTATAAAGGCGTGCATGAACAGGAGCTGAACTATACCCATTATTCAAGGGAGCTTTCGTTGGACAAAGCCATCGCTGCCTGCTCTTACCAGGTAGGAGGGGTGACGTATAAAAGAGAATACTTCACCAGCTTTGGGGATGATGTGGGGGTTGTGCGGATCACGGCCAGCAAGCCAGGTATGATCAACCTCAGTGTGGGCATATCCCGGGAAGAAAAGGGACATGTAAGTGTGAGCAACAAGACCCTGGACATGTATGGCCAACTGGAGAATGGTACAGATGGAAAGGGCATGGAGTACCTGGCCAAAGTAGCGCTGCAGGTAAAAGAGGGTAGCCTTCACGCGGAGAACAACCAGCTCATCGTGGAAAATGCATCTGAAGTGATCCTGTTCTTTTCTGCCAGGACGAGTTATAAGGACAATGCTTTCAGGGATCATGCCCGGCAGTTGTTGACCAAAGCGATGACCATTCCTTTTGCTGCACAAAAGAAAAAACACCTCACCAATTATCAAAAGCTCTTCGGACGCCAGCAAGTGTACCTCGGGGCCGGAGGATCAGATAGCCTGACTACCGATAAACGGCTGGAACATTTCTACAACGCTGCCACGCCCGATAACCAGCTTACCGTACTGTTTTACCAATTCAGCCGGTACCTGTCTATTGCCAGCACCCGTGTAGGATTATTGCCGCCCAACTTACAGGGTTTGTGGGCACACCAGATCCACACCCCCTGGAATGGAGATTACCACCTCGATGTGAATGTACAGATGAACCATTGGGGTGTAGAGCCAGGCAACCTGTCGGAGCTGAACCTGCCCCTGGCAGCCCTGGTGAGCAGTTTGGTACCCCATGGCCAGCGTACTGCCAAGGCCTATTACAATGCAGATGGCTGGATAGCGCACGTGATCACCAACCCCTGGATGTTTACCGAACCCGGCGAAAGCGCTTCCTGGGGTGTATCCAAGTCAGGCACCGGATGGTTGTGCAATAACCTGTGGGAGCATTACCAGTTTTCCCGCGACAAGAACTACTTACAGAAAATATATCCTGTACTGAAGGGATCGGCTCAGTTCTATGCGGCCATCCTCGTTAAAGAACCGAAAACAGGATGGCTGGTGACATCACCTTCCTCATCACCTGAGAACCATTTCTACCTGCCTGATGGCAGTGGCAGGCATGCCGCCATCTGCATGGGAGCTACCATCGATAACCAGATCATCCGCGAGTTATTCAACAATGTGATCACTGCTTCGGAAGTATTGGGTATTGATGGCATATTCAGGAATGGGCTGAAGGAAAAGCTGGCACAGATACCACCTCCGGGGCGTATTGCTGCCGATGGCAGGCTGATGGAGTGGCTGGAAGAATACAAGGAGACCGAAGTAGAGCACCGCCATATATCGCACCTGTATGGCCTGTATCCTGCCAACCTGATCACTCCTTCACAAACACCTGACCTGGCAGAAGCCTGTAAAAAATCGTTGAATGTGCGGGGAGATGATGGACCCAGCTGGTCCATCGCTTACAAGCAATTGTTCTGGGCAAGGCTGCATGATGGCAACCGGGCTTATAAACTGTTCCGGGAGATCATGAAGCCCACCCTGAAGACGAATATCAACTATGGCGCAGGCGGCGGCGTATATCCCAACCTGCTATCCGCCGGTCCGCCCTTCCAGATCGACGGCAATTTTGGCGCCGGCGCCGGCATTGCTGAAATGTTGATCCAGAGTCATGAAGGGTTTATTAATTTTATTCCCGCGATCCCCGATGCCTGGAAGGCCGAAGGAGTGGTAAAAGGCATGAAGGCCCGGGGTAATATTACTGTTGATTTTGCCTGGAAGAATGGCACGGTAACGAACTATAAGATCACTTCTCCGCAACAACAAAAAGTGAAAGTGATGCTCAATGGAAAACTGATAACAGTAACAACGAAATAA
- a CDS encoding DUF4998 domain-containing protein, with protein sequence MKQYIIYIAAVLLAIGSCKKMDEYKKFADGGEITYPSTFDSMKVISGKNRVMITGLLKGDPKVTRYRIFWNSGNDSLEAPLTRSGGVDTLRQIVSNLPEGPMTFNVRTYDAKGNKSIPMIITGNVYGQSFQTSVNQRGNRVVLGTSFRQDGSALIKWANVDAYVGVRGMQVHYLDASNVARDTVVPASLMDQQTIIPNVGVKQTIKYNTLYLPDTVGIDTFTVAQKEIPAFTEVLITNSQKPVANMANDGSRWAILRDWISNAAVKNHNGYGGTDISGDPKIYFEAGWGAPGIYNGKIHQVVTLPPGKYKFEGSVDWFNKGSRNDTYLVAMPGTNGLPDVDQLGTAFASAKLESGWWWWDTTFEITQQTTFSMGLLLYMNDDGEATRLNSIRLYIVN encoded by the coding sequence ATGAAACAATACATCATTTATATAGCCGCAGTCTTACTCGCTATCGGCTCCTGCAAGAAAATGGACGAGTACAAAAAGTTTGCTGATGGGGGAGAAATTACCTATCCCTCTACGTTTGATTCTATGAAAGTGATCTCCGGGAAAAACCGGGTCATGATCACCGGCTTGCTCAAGGGCGACCCCAAGGTCACCAGGTACAGGATATTCTGGAACAGTGGCAATGATTCACTCGAAGCGCCATTAACCCGTTCAGGCGGTGTAGATACCCTGAGACAGATCGTGAGCAACCTGCCTGAAGGTCCCATGACCTTTAATGTGCGTACCTACGATGCCAAAGGCAATAAGTCGATTCCGATGATCATCACAGGTAATGTGTACGGACAAAGTTTCCAGACATCCGTAAATCAGCGGGGCAACCGCGTGGTGTTAGGGACCAGCTTCCGCCAGGATGGATCGGCGCTTATTAAGTGGGCCAATGTGGATGCTTATGTAGGGGTGCGGGGCATGCAGGTACATTACCTTGATGCCAGCAACGTAGCGCGCGATACTGTGGTACCAGCCAGCTTGATGGATCAGCAAACCATTATACCCAATGTAGGTGTGAAGCAGACCATTAAGTACAACACCCTTTATCTGCCCGATACCGTGGGTATCGATACATTTACTGTAGCGCAAAAAGAGATACCTGCCTTTACCGAAGTGTTGATCACCAACAGCCAGAAACCGGTGGCCAATATGGCCAATGATGGCAGCCGCTGGGCTATCCTGCGCGACTGGATCTCCAATGCAGCTGTAAAGAACCACAATGGTTATGGCGGTACCGATATCTCCGGTGATCCCAAGATCTATTTTGAAGCAGGCTGGGGCGCCCCAGGTATTTACAATGGTAAGATCCACCAGGTGGTTACCTTACCACCCGGCAAGTATAAGTTTGAAGGATCCGTTGACTGGTTCAACAAGGGATCAAGAAATGATACCTACCTGGTAGCCATGCCCGGTACGAATGGTTTGCCGGATGTGGATCAGCTGGGTACCGCTTTTGCGTCTGCCAAACTGGAAAGCGGCTGGTGGTGGTGGGATACCACTTTTGAAATAACACAGCAAACGACCTTTTCCATGGGCTTGCTGTTGTATATGAATGATGATGGAGAAGCCACCCGTTTAAATAGTATCAGATTGTATATTGTAAACTAA